One region of Jatrophihabitans cynanchi genomic DNA includes:
- a CDS encoding VOC family protein: MGQLTEPRWTHVALPVSDLDRSIEFYEAITPLVLVTKNEDSNGRGAWLSNKGQVDSPFVLVLAEFMPEVGARFGIEEGKKIPTLAPFAHIGIELPNREDIDAVAAKARERGNLRWEPMDMAAHIGYICAVDDPDGNTIEFSHNQKVFSTIQDLWG, from the coding sequence ATGGGACAACTGACCGAGCCGCGCTGGACGCACGTCGCCCTGCCGGTGAGCGACCTGGACCGCTCGATCGAGTTCTACGAGGCGATCACGCCGCTGGTGCTGGTCACGAAGAACGAGGACAGCAACGGCCGCGGCGCGTGGCTGTCGAACAAGGGCCAGGTCGACTCGCCGTTCGTGCTGGTGCTGGCGGAGTTCATGCCCGAGGTGGGCGCCCGCTTCGGCATCGAGGAGGGCAAGAAGATCCCGACGCTCGCACCGTTCGCGCACATCGGCATCGAACTGCCGAACCGCGAGGACATCGACGCGGTCGCCGCCAAGGCCCGCGAGCGCGGCAACCTGCGCTGGGAGCCGATGGACATGGCCGCACACATCGGTTACATCTGCGCGGTCGACGACCCGGACGGCAACACGATCGAGTTCTCGCACAACCAGAAGGTGTTCTCGACCATCCAAGACCTGTGGGGATGA